One window of the Nicotiana tabacum cultivar K326 chromosome 4, ASM71507v2, whole genome shotgun sequence genome contains the following:
- the LOC107820696 gene encoding GDSL esterase/lipase At1g71691-like yields MASVIRIFSCTLFVVFVLVNSATCQEVDDALAPEAGGGRRRALVPAMFIFGDSLIDNGNNNNLPSFAKANYFPYGIDFDGGPTGRFSNGYTMVDEIAELLGLPLIPAYTEASADASGDKMRFGVNYASAAAGILDITGRNFVGRIPFNQQIKNFENTLDQITDNLGAPDVAQALAKCMFFVGMGSNDYLNNYLMPNYDTKNRYNPQQYANLLVQQYSQQLSRLYNLGARKFVIGGLGLMGCIPSILAQGNGNVCSEEVNQLVLPFSNNVKSMLSNLNANLPGSKFIYIDIKNMFQDLLTNYRRYGFSVIDRGCCGIGRNRGQITCLPLQTPCPNRDQYIFWDAFHPTEAVNILFGRRAFSGGPDVVYPINIQQLAAL; encoded by the exons ATGGCTAGTGTTATAAGGATATTTTCTTGTACATTATTTGTGGTGTTTGTGTTGGTGAATAGTGCAACATGTCAAGAAGTGGATGATGCATTGGCACCAGAAGCTGGTGGTGGAAGAAGGAGGGCATTGGTTCCAGCCATGTTTATATTTGGAGATTCTTTAATAGACAATGGCAATAATAACAACTTGCCCTCTTTTGCAAAGGCCAACTATTTTCCTTATGGGATTGATTTTGATGGTGGCCCTACTGGTCGTTTCTCCAATGGTTACACTATGGTTGATGAAATTG CTGAATTGCTAGGACTACCACTCATTCCAGCATACACAGAAGCTTCAGCAGATGCTTCAGGAGACAAAATGCGGTTTGGAGTGAACTATGCTTCTGCTGCTGCTGGGATTCTTGATATTACTGGCAGAAACTTT GTTGGGAGAATTCCATTCAATCAGCAAATCAAGAACTTTGAGAACACACTCGATCAAATTACAGACAATCTTGGTGCACCAGATGTAGCACAAGCATTAGCCAAATGCATGTTCTTTGTGGGAATGGGAAGCAATGACTACCTCAACAATTACTTAATGCCCAATTATGATACTAAGAATCGGTATAATCCTCAGCAATATGCCAATCTATTGGTTCAACAGTATAGTCAACAGCTTAGT AGATTGTATAATTTGGGAGCAAGAAAATTTGTGATCGGTGGATTAGGACTAATGGGTTGCATTCCAAGTATTCTTGCACAGGGTAATGGTAATGTGTGCTCAGAGGAAGTGAATCAGCTTGTTTTGCCATTCAGCAACAATGTTAAGTCAATGCTTAGCAACTTAAATGCCAATCTTCCTGGTTCTAAGTTCATCTACATTGACATTAAGAACATGTTCCAAGATCTCCTTACCAATTACAGACGATATG GATTTAGCGTGATAGACAGAGGGTGCTGTGGAATAGGGAGAAATAGAGGGCAAATAACATGTCTGCCATTGCAAACACCATGTCCAAATAGGGATCAATACATATTTTGGGATGCATTTCACCCAACTGAAGCAGTGAATATCTTGTTTGGAAGGAGAGCTTTTAGTGGTGGTCCTGATGTTGTTTATCCTATCAACATTCAGCAGCTTGCTGCTCTTTAA